From Coffea arabica cultivar ET-39 chromosome 2e, Coffea Arabica ET-39 HiFi, whole genome shotgun sequence, the proteins below share one genomic window:
- the LOC113731528 gene encoding uncharacterized protein — protein sequence MSRREGRDSESRRHRSRFDEEPPSPKRSRRDGKPETERPPANSHLDNRDHSDRDQKHRRRLQDALPLEASSEQDSKVGGAALSKEKSDKASLDHEGTKVSLDPKDIPRSRSYFQHDDRGNAGQVGRSFGRRAATERGWWRDSKEQQSERGNRISTGDVQKKDDRAPRVHGEVNDAWRHDKYFQVEADPKQPAKKRSFREQKDQDDSGKAGKEVEELLKPNPEENPVSESARRDERGGYTSRHSDRPEQGFAGDREANKGDAWRSHFSSRDRYGNRTGNYRGRDRFTARQGYRATTRGRVEKWKHDLYDEANRSPSPKNEEDVVAKVEALLAS from the exons TCCCAAGAGATCTAGGAGGGATGGCAAACCGGAAACTGAAAGACCACCTGCCAATAGTCATTTGGATAATCGAGACCATTCGGACCGTGATCAAAAGCACCGTCGTCGTCTACAGGATGCTTTACCTCTTGAGGCCTCATCAGAACAGGATTCTAAAGTAGGAGGAGCAGCTTTGAGCAAAGAAAAATCTGACAAAGCTAGTTTAGATCATGAAGGAACCAAGGTTTCTTTGGATCCGAAGGATATACCTCGGTCACGGTCATACTTTCAG CACGATGACCGTGGTAATGCCGGGCAAGTTGGTAGAAGTTTTGGTCGGAGAGCAGCTACAG AGCGTGGATGGTGGAGGGATTCAAAGGAGCAACAGAGTGAAAGGGGAAACAGGATATCTACTGGTGACGTGCAGAAGAAAGATGATCGGGCACCTAGAGTTCATGGAGAAGTCAATGATGCTTGGCGCCATGATAAGTACTTTCAAGTGGAGGCAGATCCCAAACAACCTGCAAAGAAAAGGTCATTCAGGGAACAGAAGGATCAGGATGATTCTGGGAAGGCTGGCAAAGAAGTGGAAGAGCTTTTGAAGCCAAACCCTGAAGAGAATCCCGTGTCAGAGAGTGCAAGAAGGGATGAGAGAGGAGGCTACACCTCACGTCATTCAGACAGGCCTGAGCAAGGGTTTGCTGGGGACAGGGAGGCAAACAAAGGTGATGCGTGGAGAAGTCACTTCTCATCTAGAGATAGGTATGGCAACCGTACTGGAAATTACAGGGGAAGAGATCGATTCACAGCAAGGCAGGGGTATCGTGCAACAACAAGAGGCCGTGTTGAGAAATGGAAACATGATCTCTATGACGAGGCCAATAGGAGTCCTAGTCCAAAGAATGAAGAAGATGTCGTTGCAAAAGTTGAAGCACTCTTGGCTTCATAG